Genomic segment of uncultured Tolumonas sp.:
CGAATTGACGCCGTTTTTCTCCGGCATCGCACTGGATGTCACTCCACAGATTGATGACGATAACAACGTGTTGTTACACGTGCATCCGTCCGTTATTGATATCACCGAACAGGAAAAGAAAATCGATTTGAGCGGGCTCAACGGTAGCTCCACGGCGACCAGCAGTACGGTTACCTTGCCAATGGCTTTTAGCAATATTCGCGAGTCCGATACGGTAGTGCAGGCGAAATCCGGCGACATCATCGTTATTGGTGGTCTGATGCGCACCAATAAAGAACAACAGGTGAGTAAAGTACCTTGGCTGGGCGATATGCCGGGCGTGGGTGAGTTGTTTACCAATAAAAAAGATGTCACCAGCAAAACAGAATTGGTGATCATGTTGAAACCGCAAGTGGTGAACGCCGATACCTGGCAGCAGCAGTTACAGCGTTCCGAGCAGTTGCTGGAAAAATGGTATCCAACCCAGAGGTAACCCGTGTATCAGACGCACTTTGGTTTGACTGAAACGCCATTTGGTTTAACACCCAATACCGGTTTTTATTATGGTTTACCGCCGCATGAAGAAGCCTTGCAGGTGTTGCGGGTGGCGTTAACCAGTGGTGAAGGCTTTATCAAAGTCACTGGTGAGGTTGGCACCGGTAAAACGTTATTACTGCGCAAATTTCTGAATGAATTGCCGGAAAACTACCAGGCGGCTTATCTACCCAATCCGTGCCTGGAAGCGGAAGAATTACGGCAAGCATTAGCCACGGAACTCGGTTTGGCGCCTAGTGGTGATACACTGAGTCTGACTGATGCCATTCATCATCGATTGGTCGAATTACGCCAGCAAGGTAAACAGATCGTATTATTACTGGATGAAGCGCAAGCCTTGTCTGACAAAGCGCTGGAAGCTATTCGTCTATTTGGTAATCTGGAAACCGAATCCAGCAAACTGCTGCAAGTGATTTTATTTGGTCAGCCTGAGTTAGATCAGCGGCTGGCACAAGCCCATTTACGCCAGTTGCGCCAGCGCATCTCGTTTTCGTATCGTTTACGCCCGCTATTACCAGCCGAAACCAGCGCTTATCTAGCCTACCGATTGCAAGTTTCCGGCTATCGTGGCCTGCCGCTTTTTAGTGGATTAACGGCTCGCTTGTTATGGCAATCCAGTCGTGGAATTCCTCGTTTGATCAATATATTAGCGCATAAATGCTTGATGCAGGCGTATGGCCGGCATCAGATGCAGATCGGCCTACGTGATGTATTTCGCGCCGCGCAGGATACCGAAGATGCTTCGCCACCTGTGGCCTGGTTAGGCTGGGGGGCGGTGCTGATTTTAGCTGGGTTTGTGTTAGCAGGAATTGGGAGCCGGTTAGTATGAGTCTGATTAACCGTATGCTGAAAGATCTGGATGCACAGCCAGCCAAAGCAGATATCGCACCGATTTATCGCCCAGCTACGCGGCGTCTGCCGGGATGGTATTGGTGGATTTTATTATTATTGCCGCTGTCGTTATGGTTGTGGTGGCAGCCATTGCAGCAACGTTTACATCCTGCTGCGAGCACCACAAAAAAAATACAAACAGAGACTGCACCAACAACTGCGGTGATTTCATCCGTTGTACCGCAGGCTACTTCATCTGCCACTGTTGCTGTGATTGCAGATCCGGCCAGCGCGGCAACACCAGAGGTTATTGCCGAACCGGTAGCAAAAGCGCCGGAAACCAAGATTGTAAAAAAATCAGCAACATCGCAAACCACAACTGGTCAGCAGAAATCAAAAAATACTCAGCCAGTGATCGCCAAGCCGGAACAGGAAACGGTGCCGTTAGAGCTCAATCCAACGGAGACTGCGGAAAGCAGTGAGCAGTCAGCGGTGTATGCCGCAGAGCCAACGGCAGAAGCTGAACCATTGGGTGAGATGCATGTTGAAGAACAAAAACTCTCTCCCGGCGAAATAGCGACACTCGAGCGGCGTAAATATCAGCAAGCGATTGCTCGTCGTGATAATACTGCCGCACAACAAGCACTGTTACAGGTGCTGGCGAATGATCCGTTGGACTATAACAGCCGCAAACAACTGGCGGCCTTGTATTATGGTGAAAATCAATTAAGTGCCGCCCGGGATGTGTTACAGCAAGGTATTACATTGATGCCGACCAATGCCGATCTGCGTTTACTGGTAGCCCGAGTGGCACAGGCCATGGGGGATAAACAGGCCGCGTTGCAATCACTGGTGGCCATCTCACCAACGGTTGCCAATAACCTCGATTTCTATGCTATGCGCGCAGCCTTGGCACAACAGCTGGGGCAAACTGCAGAGGCAGGTTATTCCTATCTGGCGTTGACTAGAACACAGCCCAATATTGGCCGTTGGTGGCTGGGCTTAGCCATCAGTCAAGACCAACGTGGTTTGCTGAATGATGCCAAACAAGCTTATCGACGCGCATTGCTGGATAACCAGCTCAGTGCGGCTTCCCGCCGGTTTGCCCAACAACGCATTCAACATCTGGAGCCGTGATATGACGCAACCTCGTTTACGTATGCGGCTTGGTGACCTGTTAGTTGCTGAGCGTATTATCAGTGCGGAACAGCTAGAACTGGCGTTGCAGCAGCAAAAACAGCATGGCCGGAAACTGGGAGCCACGCTGATTGAGCTGGATTTCATCGGTGAAGAACAACTGTTGATGTTCTTGGCGCAGCAGCTGGATATTCCTTTTTTCGACCTGACGAAACTGACGATTCAGCCACAGGCCGTGCAGTTGATCCCGGAAGCCTATGCGCGCCGTTATCGGG
This window contains:
- a CDS encoding AAA family ATPase, coding for MYQTHFGLTETPFGLTPNTGFYYGLPPHEEALQVLRVALTSGEGFIKVTGEVGTGKTLLLRKFLNELPENYQAAYLPNPCLEAEELRQALATELGLAPSGDTLSLTDAIHHRLVELRQQGKQIVLLLDEAQALSDKALEAIRLFGNLETESSKLLQVILFGQPELDQRLAQAHLRQLRQRISFSYRLRPLLPAETSAYLAYRLQVSGYRGLPLFSGLTARLLWQSSRGIPRLINILAHKCLMQAYGRHQMQIGLRDVFRAAQDTEDASPPVAWLGWGAVLILAGFVLAGIGSRLV